Proteins from a genomic interval of Treponema brennaborense DSM 12168:
- a CDS encoding VanZ family protein, with the protein MKILRKIPALAVMTVSWILSSRSTVPMPDFKDSDKVVHVICFAALAFCWTLWFSAESWRRHPVRNILIAVAIVSAYGIIDEYHQSFVPGRDASVFDWAADTIGAAIGSAAGYAAAVLSRKLRQRKRVTGR; encoded by the coding sequence ATGAAGATACTCCGTAAAATACCCGCACTCGCGGTAATGACCGTCAGCTGGATATTGTCGTCCCGTTCGACTGTTCCGATGCCGGACTTCAAAGACTCGGATAAAGTCGTCCACGTCATTTGTTTTGCGGCGCTCGCGTTCTGCTGGACTTTGTGGTTTTCTGCCGAAAGCTGGCGGCGGCATCCCGTCAGGAACATACTGATTGCCGTTGCGATCGTATCTGCGTACGGTATCATAGACGAATATCATCAGTCGTTCGTTCCCGGAAGGGACGCTTCAGTGTTCGATTGGGCGGCGGATACGATCGGCGCCGCCATAGGCAGCGCGGCGGGATACGCGGCGGCCGTACTGAGCCGAAAGCTGCGGCAGCGCAAACGGGTTACCGGCCGATAG
- a CDS encoding MraY family glycosyltransferase, whose translation MYIFICSAFVISVLLIPIIIFLCKKHGWYDSLSERKIHTEKIPRLGGAGFVTAFVVSSVLYFYFECNLSILSLIPFIVSSLLIFIFGVIDDFKDLSAKFKLLVQIIAALIMILNGYHFTNLGSFQFGPFGYIITFVWFIGVINAFNLIDGVDALCGGLSSFILITLGVIYMRAGRSETAALCFILTAAVCGFLVYNKPKAKIFMGDGGSQFLGFMVAALPLFPASPAVEHNKMLIAGLLVSIPVLDTIAAVWRRKREHVPFFTPDRRHLHHKLMNMGYTPVSILVLLYAIQIGICCIVLIALWCKGLRETFILIGGYCIMFVFFAIIHYTHRAVTRKKNEHEDTP comes from the coding sequence ATGTATATATTTATCTGCAGTGCTTTCGTTATCTCAGTATTGCTCATACCTATTATTATTTTTTTATGCAAAAAACACGGGTGGTACGATTCCCTGTCGGAACGTAAAATTCACACGGAAAAAATTCCCCGGCTCGGCGGTGCGGGATTCGTTACGGCGTTCGTCGTCAGCAGCGTTCTCTACTTTTATTTTGAATGCAACTTGTCAATACTCAGTTTGATTCCGTTCATCGTTTCAAGTCTGCTGATTTTCATATTCGGCGTGATAGACGATTTTAAAGACCTGTCGGCAAAATTCAAATTGCTGGTACAAATTATAGCCGCTTTGATCATGATTTTAAACGGTTATCATTTTACGAATCTGGGATCGTTCCAATTCGGTCCGTTCGGGTACATCATAACGTTCGTATGGTTTATCGGCGTCATCAACGCGTTCAATCTGATAGACGGAGTGGACGCGTTGTGCGGCGGTTTGTCGAGTTTTATTCTGATTACCCTCGGAGTCATTTACATGAGAGCCGGCAGATCGGAAACGGCGGCGCTGTGTTTTATACTGACCGCGGCGGTATGCGGATTTCTCGTGTACAACAAACCGAAAGCCAAAATATTCATGGGCGACGGCGGCAGTCAGTTTTTAGGTTTTATGGTTGCGGCGCTGCCGTTGTTTCCGGCGTCGCCGGCAGTCGAACACAACAAAATGCTGATAGCGGGACTGCTCGTTTCAATACCCGTTCTCGATACGATCGCGGCCGTCTGGCGGCGGAAGCGGGAGCACGTACCTTTTTTTACTCCCGACCGGCGGCATTTGCATCACAAATTGATGAATATGGGATACACGCCCGTCAGCATTTTAGTGCTGCTGTACGCGATCCAAATCGGTATCTGCTGCATCGTCTTAATAGCGCTGTGGTGCAAGGGGCTGCGGGAAACGTTTATTCTGATCGGCGGATATTGTATCATGTTCGTATTTTTTGCCATCATACATTACACGCACCGCGCCGTAACCAGGAAAAAGAACGAGCATGAAGATACTCCGTAA
- a CDS encoding metal-dependent transcriptional regulator, with protein MYESGENYLETVLILQKEHDVVRSIDIARKLGVSKPSVSRAMGLLRQAGYIEMPENGPVFLTEKGRAEAERIYSRHCGLTSFLEKITGVSRAQAEENACRIEHIIDDDVFQGILNYMHTTLK; from the coding sequence ATGTACGAATCAGGTGAAAACTATTTGGAAACTGTTTTGATTCTTCAGAAAGAACACGACGTCGTCCGTTCCATCGACATTGCCCGCAAACTCGGCGTTTCAAAACCGAGCGTGAGCCGCGCCATGGGGTTGCTCCGGCAAGCCGGATATATCGAAATGCCGGAAAACGGTCCCGTTTTTTTGACGGAAAAAGGCCGTGCTGAAGCCGAGCGCATTTATTCCCGCCACTGCGGGCTGACTTCGTTTCTTGAAAAAATAACCGGCGTTTCGCGCGCGCAGGCCGAAGAAAACGCGTGCAGAATAGAACATATTATCGACGACGATGTGTTTCAGGGTATACTCAATTATATGCATACTACGTTGAAATAA
- a CDS encoding MarC family protein, which yields MFADFIKLLLTVLIIMDPIGIIPQYLSVTALMDESLKRTVIKRAVCIAALVLFVFILLGRYLLLFFGIQPGAFYISGGILFFLIAFEMIYSKPRSRQTPAPVQSENEDPSFVALFPLAIPLIAGPGLITTIMVFSSTSRPWIVSAGLLAAAVCAGLVCVYVSLRGASLLLRFLHHTGMFVVEKIMGLILSGMAVQLIYDGLIKLGIIGGT from the coding sequence GTGTTCGCCGATTTTATCAAGCTGCTGCTTACCGTTCTTATTATTATGGATCCGATCGGGATCATTCCTCAATATTTGTCAGTTACCGCCCTTATGGACGAATCGCTGAAACGTACGGTTATAAAACGCGCGGTGTGCATCGCCGCGCTCGTGCTGTTCGTGTTCATTTTGCTGGGACGGTATCTGCTGCTCTTTTTCGGTATTCAGCCCGGTGCGTTTTATATTTCGGGCGGAATCCTCTTTTTCCTGATTGCGTTTGAAATGATTTACAGCAAACCGCGGAGCAGGCAGACGCCGGCGCCCGTACAATCGGAAAACGAAGATCCTTCGTTTGTCGCGCTCTTTCCGCTCGCCATACCGCTTATCGCGGGACCCGGCCTTATCACGACGATTATGGTCTTTTCTTCAACGAGCCGTCCCTGGATCGTTTCCGCCGGACTGCTGGCCGCAGCCGTCTGTGCGGGACTGGTGTGCGTGTACGTGTCTCTGCGGGGAGCGTCGCTGCTGCTCCGGTTTCTGCATCATACGGGTATGTTCGTCGTTGAAAAAATCATGGGGCTGATTTTGTCCGGAATGGCGGTTCAGCTGATATACGACGGTTTAATAAAATTGGGAATAATAGGCGGTACATGA
- the argH gene encoding argininosuccinate lyase: MNTDTESAARGKGAIEGGNHAALWHGRFAEGPDAQAVAFETSIHVDERMAADDIAGSKAHAAMLGSAGIISRAEADAIVSTLDGIAADLNSGALSVDPSAEDIHSFVEGVLTDRLGETGKKVHTGRSRNDQIALDERLYLRHAVPDLQRRLVTLISVLNDIAGSHTETLLSGYTHLQRAQPVTLAHHVCAWSWMLVRDHGRLSDALKRINLSPLGAGALAASGLPLDREAVASALGFEGVTQNSLDTVADRDYCIEITAALSLLMAHLSRFCEEIIIWSTEEFKFIDLSEKWSTGSSIMPQKKNPDFAELIRGRTGKVYGDLIALLTMIKGLPLAYNRDMQEDKSSLFDAYDTALSCVTVFTHMIGTARWNTERMAASCTGGHANATDVADYLVRKGMPFRTAHGVAASAVRLCIERGCNIEDLPLADLQACSPLIEADLYACITSEACVSARDITGGPAPAQVKRQIAALRAFCVEHS, encoded by the coding sequence ATGAATACGGACACGGAATCGGCAGCGCGCGGCAAAGGCGCTATTGAAGGCGGAAATCACGCGGCGCTCTGGCACGGCCGGTTTGCGGAAGGCCCCGACGCGCAGGCCGTTGCGTTTGAAACATCCATTCACGTAGACGAGCGCATGGCGGCGGACGATATCGCGGGCAGTAAAGCGCACGCGGCTATGCTCGGTTCGGCGGGAATAATCAGCCGTGCCGAAGCCGACGCGATCGTTTCGACGCTCGACGGCATCGCAGCGGATCTGAACTCCGGAGCGCTGAGCGTAGACCCGTCCGCGGAAGACATCCATTCGTTCGTAGAAGGCGTGCTCACCGACCGCCTCGGCGAGACCGGTAAAAAAGTACATACCGGGCGCAGTCGCAACGATCAGATAGCGCTCGACGAGCGGCTGTACCTGCGCCACGCGGTTCCCGACTTGCAGCGCAGACTGGTTACGCTGATTTCCGTGCTGAACGATATTGCCGGTTCCCATACGGAAACCCTTTTGAGCGGATACACTCATTTGCAGCGCGCGCAGCCGGTAACGCTTGCTCATCACGTGTGCGCTTGGAGCTGGATGCTCGTGCGCGATCACGGCCGGCTGTCCGACGCGTTGAAGCGGATTAATCTGTCGCCGCTGGGAGCGGGAGCGCTCGCCGCAAGCGGACTGCCGCTCGACCGTGAAGCGGTAGCTTCGGCGCTCGGCTTTGAAGGGGTAACGCAGAATTCGCTCGATACCGTTGCGGATCGCGACTATTGTATTGAAATCACCGCGGCGCTGTCGCTTTTGATGGCGCATCTGTCGCGGTTCTGCGAAGAAATAATCATTTGGTCTACCGAAGAATTCAAATTTATCGATCTGTCCGAAAAGTGGTCGACCGGTTCCAGCATCATGCCTCAGAAAAAGAATCCCGACTTTGCGGAGCTTATCCGCGGCCGCACCGGCAAAGTGTACGGCGACTTGATCGCGCTTTTGACGATGATAAAAGGGCTGCCGCTTGCGTATAATCGCGATATGCAGGAAGACAAATCGAGTCTGTTCGACGCATACGACACGGCGTTGTCGTGCGTAACCGTTTTTACCCATATGATCGGGACTGCCCGCTGGAATACGGAACGTATGGCCGCTTCCTGTACCGGCGGACACGCGAACGCAACCGACGTTGCCGATTATCTGGTGCGCAAAGGTATGCCGTTTCGTACGGCACACGGCGTCGCGGCTTCCGCGGTGCGTTTGTGCATCGAACGGGGCTGTAATATAGAAGATTTGCCGCTTGCCGATCTGCAGGCGTGTTCGCCGCTCATCGAAGCCGATTTGTACGCGTGCATTACGAGCGAAGCGTGCGTGTCTGCCCGCGATATTACCGGCGGACCCGCGCCGGCTCAGGTAAAACGGCAGATTGCCGCTCTCCGTGCGTTCTGCGTGGAGCACTCGTAA
- a CDS encoding amino acid ABC transporter substrate-binding protein encodes MKKMLAAVCACALIAGTVFAGGKKDSGVDNSLEELKTRGVFVLGLDDSFPPLGFRNESNDIAGYDIDLAAEVCRRLGVTLKCQPIDWAAKEQELNTGNIDCIWNGFTMTPEREQALSFSKPYLDNAQVVIVRGNSGIKTLADLAGKSIGLQAGSSAADAVEAAPEFKKSVKEIVEFKDNLTALMDLEIKGVDGVVMDMVVGNYSIKTSGKNFVVLDEHLSSEKYGIGFRKRDVKLRDEVQSVLEQMAADGTVAAISQKWFGADISVIGK; translated from the coding sequence ATGAAAAAAATGCTTGCAGCAGTCTGCGCGTGCGCGCTGATTGCCGGTACCGTATTCGCCGGCGGTAAAAAAGATTCCGGCGTAGACAATTCGCTTGAAGAATTGAAAACCCGCGGCGTGTTCGTACTCGGACTGGACGATTCTTTTCCGCCGCTCGGTTTCCGCAACGAATCGAACGACATCGCCGGTTACGATATCGATCTGGCAGCGGAAGTCTGCCGCCGTCTCGGCGTAACGCTGAAATGTCAGCCGATCGACTGGGCCGCCAAAGAACAGGAATTGAATACCGGCAACATCGACTGCATTTGGAACGGTTTTACGATGACGCCGGAACGCGAGCAGGCGCTTTCCTTTTCAAAGCCGTATCTCGACAACGCGCAAGTCGTTATCGTCCGCGGCAATTCGGGTATTAAAACGCTCGCCGATCTTGCCGGTAAGTCCATCGGACTGCAGGCCGGTTCCAGTGCGGCGGACGCCGTTGAAGCGGCTCCCGAATTCAAGAAATCGGTAAAGGAAATCGTCGAATTCAAGGACAATCTGACCGCGCTGATGGATCTTGAAATCAAAGGCGTGGACGGCGTCGTTATGGATATGGTCGTCGGCAACTACAGTATTAAAACTTCAGGCAAGAATTTCGTCGTACTCGACGAACATTTGAGTTCCGAAAAATACGGTATCGGCTTCCGCAAACGCGATGTGAAACTGCGCGACGAAGTGCAGAGCGTTCTCGAGCAGATGGCTGCGGACGGAACGGTTGCCGCCATTTCTCAGAAATGGTTCGGAGCCGACATTTCCGTGATCGGCAAATAA
- a CDS encoding amino acid ABC transporter permease codes for MEKMLLAMCEGSLVSLKIFFLTLLFSLPLGLPFAAARMSKNPVLSVPAKLFMLIIRGTPLILQLIFVYFAPYYLFKISYNRFTAAIIAMSVNYAAYFAEIYRGGIESVSKGQYEAGKVLGFTRLQTFFRIVLPQVIKRILPATGNEVITLVKDTALAQVIGVAELFRVAQNAASREFSTMPIFVAGVFYFFMNWIVSAVFVRAEKKLDYYR; via the coding sequence ATGGAAAAAATGCTTCTTGCGATGTGCGAAGGGTCCCTCGTTTCTCTGAAAATATTTTTTCTGACTCTTCTGTTTTCGCTTCCGCTCGGTTTACCGTTTGCGGCTGCCCGCATGTCTAAAAACCCGGTACTGTCCGTACCGGCTAAACTGTTCATGCTGATAATCCGCGGAACGCCGCTGATTTTGCAGCTCATTTTCGTGTATTTTGCACCGTATTATCTATTCAAAATATCGTACAACCGTTTTACCGCCGCGATTATCGCCATGTCCGTAAATTACGCGGCGTATTTTGCGGAAATTTACCGCGGCGGCATCGAATCCGTGTCCAAAGGGCAGTATGAAGCCGGAAAGGTGCTCGGTTTTACCCGATTGCAGACGTTTTTCAGGATCGTGCTGCCGCAAGTGATCAAGCGGATTCTGCCCGCGACCGGAAACGAAGTCATTACGCTGGTAAAAGACACCGCGCTCGCTCAGGTTATCGGCGTTGCCGAACTGTTCCGCGTTGCCCAAAACGCCGCGAGCCGGGAATTTTCAACGATGCCCATTTTCGTTGCCGGCGTTTTTTATTTTTTCATGAACTGGATCGTTTCGGCGGTGTTCGTCCGCGCGGAAAAAAAACTCGATTATTACCGGTAG
- a CDS encoding amino acid ABC transporter ATP-binding protein, whose translation MSEVVVEVENLSKSFNTLEVIKDISFTVSKGEVLGVIGPSGSGKSTMLRCVTQLESVSGGTVRIGGDTLVRDGAYADKRTLRRIGLKAGLVFQNFNLFPHFNVLRNVTEAQTVVLKKTKAEALETARALLAKMGLSDKENAYPCELSGGQQQRVSIARALALNPEVLFFDEPTSALDPELTGEILKVIRSLAEEKMTMVVVTHEMSFARDLADHIIFMDGGVIVEQGDARSVITNPQNERTKAFLSRF comes from the coding sequence ATGTCCGAAGTCGTCGTAGAAGTAGAAAATCTTTCCAAATCGTTCAATACGCTGGAAGTCATCAAAGATATATCGTTCACCGTTTCCAAGGGTGAAGTGCTCGGCGTTATCGGGCCGTCCGGTTCCGGCAAATCCACCATGCTTCGCTGCGTAACGCAGCTTGAATCGGTTTCAGGCGGTACCGTCAGAATCGGCGGCGACACGCTGGTGCGGGACGGTGCGTACGCCGATAAGCGGACGCTGCGCCGAATCGGTTTGAAAGCCGGGCTCGTTTTCCAGAATTTCAATTTGTTTCCGCATTTCAACGTACTGCGCAACGTTACCGAGGCGCAGACGGTCGTTCTGAAAAAGACGAAAGCCGAAGCGCTTGAAACCGCGCGAGCGCTGCTTGCAAAGATGGGTCTTTCCGATAAGGAAAACGCGTATCCGTGCGAATTGTCCGGCGGGCAGCAGCAGCGCGTATCCATTGCCCGCGCGCTCGCTTTAAATCCTGAAGTGCTGTTTTTCGACGAGCCGACTTCGGCGCTCGATCCGGAACTGACCGGAGAGATACTGAAAGTTATCCGGTCTCTTGCGGAAGAAAAAATGACGATGGTCGTCGTAACGCACGAAATGTCGTTCGCTCGCGATCTTGCCGATCACATCATTTTTATGGACGGCGGCGTCATCGTGGAGCAGGGGGACGCCCGCAGCGTGATTACGAATCCGCAGAACGAGCGCACGAAAGCGTTTTTAAGCAGATTTTAA
- a CDS encoding PhoH family protein — translation METAYTIVVPDAEMLSRLCGTNDSNLDLIEKHLGVPVFTCGNELSVPDADPGVAQQFRHIIDRLLDEASEGCDVGPDLLNTILLDSSDRLSAGSFSAASVVIPGGIRKVYPKTRNQAALVHAMRRSDMVFCLGPAGSGKTFLAVAEALRLVLSHEKAGIVLTRPVVEAGENLGFLPGDLEQKINPYLRPLYDAIGALLPKETVRKLTESGAIETAPLAYMRGRTLHNSVIILDEAQNTTKEQMKMFLTRMGEGSKVFVTGDITQVDLPPRTVSGLAHAVRVLRSVPEIEIHSLTASDVVRNPLVKKIVQAYENEQTDFS, via the coding sequence GTGGAAACTGCGTATACGATAGTCGTGCCGGACGCTGAGATGCTGTCGCGTTTGTGCGGTACGAATGACAGTAATTTAGATCTCATTGAAAAACATTTGGGCGTGCCCGTTTTTACCTGCGGAAACGAATTATCCGTACCTGACGCGGATCCCGGCGTAGCGCAGCAGTTCAGGCATATCATAGACCGTTTGCTGGACGAAGCTTCCGAAGGCTGCGACGTGGGGCCCGATCTGCTGAACACCATTTTGCTCGATTCGTCGGATCGTCTTTCAGCCGGATCGTTTTCGGCGGCGAGCGTCGTTATTCCCGGCGGTATCCGGAAAGTGTATCCGAAGACCCGTAATCAGGCGGCGCTCGTGCACGCAATGCGCCGCAGCGACATGGTGTTCTGTCTGGGACCGGCCGGCAGCGGCAAAACGTTTCTCGCCGTCGCCGAAGCGCTCCGGCTCGTGCTGTCGCATGAAAAAGCGGGCATCGTGCTTACCCGGCCCGTCGTGGAAGCGGGCGAAAATCTGGGATTCCTGCCGGGCGATTTGGAACAGAAAATAAATCCGTATCTGCGCCCGCTGTACGACGCGATAGGAGCGCTGCTTCCGAAAGAAACCGTACGCAAGCTGACGGAATCCGGTGCGATAGAAACGGCGCCGCTGGCGTATATGCGCGGGCGGACTTTACATAACAGCGTTATTATTCTGGACGAAGCGCAGAATACGACGAAAGAGCAAATGAAAATGTTTTTAACCCGGATGGGTGAAGGGTCGAAAGTCTTCGTGACTGGCGACATAACTCAAGTTGACCTTCCGCCGCGGACTGTGTCCGGTTTGGCGCACGCGGTTCGCGTGCTTCGTTCCGTTCCGGAGATAGAAATTCATTCGTTGACTGCCTCGGACGTGGTGCGGAATCCTTTGGTCAAAAAAATTGTACAGGCGTATGAAAACGAACAAACCGATTTCTCCTAA
- a CDS encoding HD family phosphohydrolase: protein MKTNKPISPKTEKTNALTALLHSLGNYVSRNYLILVVFLLAFTAVVLIAFFAVASSGTVFSYAVSDFEAGQIADRTIIADKTLAPDAANPASIEKGEKVVRKGFPITEESLAKLQKMAEAPSYIDYRVFADKVLYLMLLSALWFLLFTPALTGVKASVKECVLLAIFFVSIYALAVFGRKLAPFSSAYNVPIVIPGVLFIILTAVLFGQLHAVFFSFIAALGVLNADAANLIPALFVLASCLASARIVRKIEKRIDLVFASLLIALLNLVFMVTFKIIFLDSFSNALFTLLMIALNGFISGILALGFLTPLESLLNTASVFRLMDLSDLNNPVMRKMLLTASGTYNHSMMVATLAESACREIGANSLLARVGAYYHDLGKVDQSEYFVENQTGGNKHDEINPRLSASVIKSHVKRGIEKAHQLRLPPEVIDIIAEHHGNGLISYFYNEAKKQDDTVTPEEFSYIGNPPSSRESAVVMLADTVEAACRTLEKPSVSRLEKFIHQLVMGKFEHHQLDKSELTFKDLAVIEDSFVQILAGYYHSRIEYPNQKDPDDDTPAKERGDDEKRSK, encoded by the coding sequence ATGAAAACGAACAAACCGATTTCTCCTAAAACTGAAAAAACGAACGCGCTGACTGCGTTATTACATTCTCTCGGTAATTACGTTTCGCGTAATTATCTCATTCTCGTCGTTTTTCTGCTGGCGTTTACCGCCGTCGTCCTGATTGCGTTTTTTGCCGTCGCGTCGTCCGGCACCGTTTTTTCATACGCGGTGTCGGATTTTGAAGCGGGGCAGATCGCGGATCGTACGATTATTGCCGATAAAACGCTCGCGCCCGACGCGGCCAATCCGGCGTCGATAGAAAAAGGCGAAAAGGTGGTGCGCAAAGGCTTCCCGATTACCGAAGAATCGCTCGCCAAATTGCAGAAAATGGCGGAAGCGCCGTCGTATATCGATTACCGGGTGTTCGCCGACAAAGTGCTGTATCTGATGCTGCTGTCGGCGCTTTGGTTTTTGCTGTTTACGCCCGCGCTGACGGGGGTAAAAGCGTCGGTAAAAGAATGCGTGCTTCTGGCGATTTTTTTCGTGAGCATATACGCGCTCGCCGTTTTCGGCAGAAAGCTCGCGCCGTTTTCTTCGGCGTACAACGTGCCGATCGTGATTCCGGGCGTGCTTTTTATCATTCTGACGGCGGTATTGTTCGGGCAGCTGCACGCGGTCTTCTTTTCGTTTATCGCGGCGCTCGGCGTGCTGAACGCGGACGCGGCGAACCTTATTCCCGCACTGTTCGTGCTCGCTTCGTGTCTGGCTTCCGCCCGAATCGTCCGTAAAATAGAAAAACGCATCGATTTGGTTTTTGCGTCGCTTTTGATCGCGCTGCTGAATCTGGTTTTTATGGTAACGTTCAAGATCATTTTTCTCGATTCGTTTTCAAACGCGCTGTTTACGCTGCTGATGATCGCGCTGAACGGTTTCATTTCCGGGATATTGGCGCTCGGTTTTCTGACTCCGCTTGAGTCGCTTTTAAATACGGCTTCGGTGTTCCGGCTCATGGATTTATCCGATCTGAACAATCCGGTGATGCGCAAAATGCTTTTGACCGCGTCGGGAACGTACAATCATTCGATGATGGTCGCGACGCTTGCCGAAAGCGCGTGCCGCGAGATCGGCGCGAATTCGCTGCTCGCGCGCGTGGGTGCGTACTATCACGATTTGGGTAAAGTGGATCAGAGCGAATATTTCGTTGAAAATCAGACCGGCGGAAACAAGCACGATGAAATAAATCCGCGCCTTTCGGCGTCCGTGATCAAGAGTCACGTTAAACGAGGGATTGAAAAAGCCCATCAGCTGCGCCTTCCGCCTGAAGTCATCGATATCATAGCCGAACATCACGGAAACGGACTTATTTCGTATTTTTATAACGAAGCGAAAAAACAGGACGACACGGTTACTCCGGAAGAATTTTCGTATATCGGAAATCCGCCGTCGAGCAGGGAGTCCGCCGTAGTTATGCTCGCCGATACGGTTGAAGCCGCCTGCCGTACGCTTGAAAAACCGTCCGTGTCTCGGCTTGAAAAATTCATCCATCAGCTCGTTATGGGAAAATTCGAGCATCATCAGCTCGACAAATCGGAGCTGACGTTCAAAGATCTTGCGGTCATAGAAGATTCGTTCGTGCAGATACTGGCGGGGTACTATCATTCGCGAATCGAATATCCGAATCAAAAAGATCCCGACGACGATACGCCGGCAAAAGAAAGGGGAGACGATGAAAAACGAAGCAAATAA
- the ybeY gene encoding rRNA maturation RNase YbeY: MKNEANKIEVSVHEACGSPEWIEKIEPFMESVLRKLHITGWEVSVLFCADPFIAELNLQYRSIKGPTDVLSFELGDEYIDEDGVPWTSAGDIVVSIDTLERNALEFGVPVDQELKRLLIHGVLHLSGYDHSDNSPEQEMLVLQESILPDFLHDADIIIREKE; this comes from the coding sequence ATGAAAAACGAAGCAAATAAAATAGAAGTATCCGTGCACGAAGCGTGCGGTTCGCCCGAATGGATCGAAAAAATCGAGCCGTTTATGGAGTCCGTGCTGCGAAAATTGCATATTACCGGCTGGGAGGTCTCCGTACTGTTCTGTGCGGATCCGTTTATTGCGGAGCTGAACCTGCAGTACCGTTCGATCAAAGGTCCGACAGACGTGCTGTCTTTTGAACTCGGCGACGAATATATCGACGAAGACGGCGTGCCGTGGACTTCTGCGGGTGATATCGTCGTCAGTATCGATACGCTTGAACGGAACGCACTTGAATTCGGCGTTCCCGTCGATCAGGAACTGAAACGGCTGCTGATTCACGGTGTGCTGCATTTGTCGGGATACGATCACAGCGACAATTCTCCCGAACAGGAAATGCTCGTTTTGCAGGAGTCGATATTGCCCGATTTTCTGCACGACGCGGATATTATCATACGGGAAAAGGAATAA
- a CDS encoding hemolysin family protein — protein MGLFDKFTKKKKDAAGDSGSGTTEEQLNEEKRDMIRGIEDLSETSVKEVMIPRIDVDFLSVGTPQNELLEKIADSGHSRFPVYSESIDNVIGVLYVKDLIAAFARHEAIDLEKQVRKAFFVPESKRIDTLLREFKRRHVHIAIAIDEYGGISGIVCMEDIIEEIVGDIQDEFDNEREDIISLGDNIWLCDARVNLDDLNETIGSGFPNEEFDTLGGFVFDLFGKIPVKYEKVSWNEYDFIVQDMEGHRVNVIKLIRRSKDNET, from the coding sequence ATGGGTTTGTTTGACAAGTTTACGAAGAAGAAAAAAGATGCTGCGGGTGATTCCGGTTCGGGAACGACCGAAGAACAATTGAACGAAGAAAAGCGCGACATGATTCGGGGAATTGAAGATCTGTCGGAAACGTCCGTAAAAGAAGTGATGATTCCCCGTATAGACGTCGATTTTCTGTCCGTCGGAACGCCTCAGAACGAGTTGCTTGAAAAAATCGCGGACAGCGGCCATTCCCGGTTTCCGGTATACAGCGAATCGATCGACAACGTCATCGGAGTCCTGTACGTAAAAGACCTGATTGCGGCGTTCGCCCGGCACGAAGCGATCGATCTCGAAAAACAGGTGCGCAAGGCGTTTTTCGTGCCGGAATCGAAGCGGATAGACACGCTGCTGCGCGAATTCAAGCGCCGGCACGTGCACATCGCGATCGCAATCGACGAGTACGGCGGAATTTCCGGTATAGTCTGTATGGAAGATATTATTGAAGAAATCGTCGGCGATATTCAGGACGAATTCGACAACGAACGGGAAGATATCATTTCGCTCGGCGACAACATATGGCTGTGCGACGCGCGCGTCAATCTGGACGATTTGAACGAAACGATCGGTTCCGGCTTTCCGAACGAAGAATTCGACACGCTCGGCGGCTTCGTGTTCGACCTGTTCGGTAAAATTCCGGTTAAATACGAAAAGGTTTCCTGGAACGAATACGATTTTATCGTGCAGGACATGGAAGGGCACCGCGTGAACGTCATCAAACTGATTCGCCGCAGCAAGGACAACGAAACATGA